The following coding sequences are from one Planctomycetaceae bacterium window:
- the eno gene encoding phosphopyruvate hydratase → MSTKISNIVGRQILDSRGNPTVEVDVYLDGGIMGRAAVPSGASTGENEAVELRDGDKKVYLGKGVLKAVGHVNKELKTLVVGKDATDQAGIDNAMIKADGTPTKGNFGANALLGVSLAVARAAANAAGKELFQYIGSDKAVTLPVPMMNILNGGKHADGTVDFQEFMVQPWGAKSFSEGLRMGTEVFHALKKVLKDNGYNTSVGDEGGYAPSLKRNDEAPELICKAIEKAGYKPGKDIWIALDPAASEMANAAKEIGKTGYCFFKSDPSRVATSDEMIDIWSSWCAKYPIRSIEDGLAEDDWAGWAKLTAKMGDKIQLVGDDLFVTNIKFLQRGLKEKCGNSILIKLNQIGTLTETLAAIDLAMSNQWTAVVSHRSGETEDTTIADLTVARNTGQIKTGSACRTDRVCKYNQLLRIEEALKDKAVYGAATWNKR, encoded by the coding sequence ATGTCTACAAAGATCAGCAACATAGTTGGGCGACAGATTCTCGACTCCCGCGGCAATCCCACGGTCGAGGTCGATGTCTATCTCGATGGCGGAATCATGGGCCGCGCCGCCGTTCCCAGCGGCGCCAGCACCGGCGAGAACGAGGCCGTCGAGCTGCGCGACGGCGACAAGAAGGTCTACCTCGGCAAGGGCGTCCTCAAGGCCGTCGGCCATGTGAACAAAGAACTCAAGACCCTGGTCGTCGGCAAAGACGCCACCGACCAGGCCGGCATCGACAATGCGATGATCAAGGCCGACGGAACGCCCACCAAGGGCAACTTCGGCGCCAACGCCCTGCTGGGCGTTTCGCTGGCCGTGGCCCGGGCGGCCGCCAACGCCGCCGGCAAGGAGCTGTTCCAGTACATCGGCTCCGACAAGGCCGTCACCCTGCCGGTGCCGATGATGAACATCCTCAACGGCGGAAAGCACGCCGACGGCACGGTCGACTTCCAGGAGTTCATGGTTCAGCCCTGGGGCGCCAAGAGCTTCTCCGAAGGCCTGCGCATGGGGACGGAAGTCTTCCACGCCCTCAAGAAAGTGCTCAAGGACAACGGATACAACACGTCCGTCGGCGACGAGGGCGGCTACGCCCCCAGCCTCAAGCGTAACGACGAGGCCCCGGAGCTGATCTGCAAGGCCATCGAGAAGGCCGGCTACAAGCCCGGCAAGGATATCTGGATCGCCCTGGACCCGGCGGCCAGCGAGATGGCCAACGCCGCCAAGGAGATCGGCAAGACCGGCTACTGCTTCTTCAAGAGCGACCCGTCGCGCGTGGCCACCAGCGACGAAATGATCGACATCTGGTCGTCATGGTGCGCGAAGTACCCCATCCGCAGCATCGAGGACGGCTTGGCCGAAGACGACTGGGCCGGCTGGGCGAAGCTGACGGCCAAGATGGGCGACAAGATCCAGCTCGTCGGCGACGACCTGTTCGTGACCAACATCAAGTTCCTCCAGCGCGGGCTGAAGGAAAAATGCGGCAACAGCATCCTGATCAAGCTCAACCAGATCGGGACGCTCACCGAGACCCTGGCGGCAATCGACCTGGCGATGAGCAACCAATGGACTGCCGTCGTCAGCCATCGCAGCGGCGAGACGGAGGATACGACCATCGCCGACTTGACGGTCGCCCGCAACACCGGGCAGATCAAGACCGGGTCCGCCTGCCGGACCGATCGCGTCTGCAAGTACAACCAACTGCTTCGAATCGAAGAGGCGCTCAAAGACAAGGCGGTCTATGGCGCTGCAACCTGGAACAAGCGATAG
- a CDS encoding SGNH/GDSL hydrolase family protein: MVFNDNDRVLFQGDSITDWGRSRTDDNNLGGGYAAACAAWISAAYPARKITFLNRGISGNRACDLKARWQADCIDLKPNWVSILIGINDTWRAFDSNSPTTAEAYEVDYRAILTDARAKLSAKFILCEPFVLPCPADREKWRLDLDAKINAARKLAREFGAIFVPFDGLFAAAATQREPAFWAGDGVHPSPAGNALMTQAWLRAVGAL; this comes from the coding sequence TTGGTTTTCAACGACAATGATCGTGTTTTGTTCCAGGGCGACAGCATCACCGACTGGGGGCGCAGCCGCACCGACGACAATAATCTCGGCGGCGGATACGCGGCCGCGTGCGCGGCGTGGATTTCGGCGGCCTATCCGGCCAGGAAGATCACGTTCCTCAACCGCGGGATCAGTGGTAATCGCGCGTGCGATCTCAAGGCCCGTTGGCAGGCGGACTGCATCGACCTGAAACCCAACTGGGTTTCGATCCTGATCGGCATCAACGACACGTGGCGGGCGTTTGACAGCAACAGCCCCACCACGGCAGAGGCGTACGAGGTCGACTACCGCGCGATCCTGACCGACGCGCGTGCCAAGCTCAGCGCCAAGTTCATCCTGTGCGAACCGTTCGTGCTGCCCTGCCCTGCCGACCGCGAGAAATGGCGGCTCGATCTCGATGCCAAGATCAATGCTGCCAGAAAGCTCGCCCGCGAGTTTGGCGCGATCTTCGTGCCCTTTGACGGCCTCTTCGCCGCTGCGGCAACGCAGCGCGAACCAGCCTTCTGGGCCGGCGACGGTGTACACCCAAGCCCCGCTGGCAACGCCCTGATGACCCAGGCATGGCTGCGGGCGGTGGGGGCTCTGTAG
- a CDS encoding thermonuclease family protein — protein sequence MKRFPNPMVPVSVRWRRQRRIRLTAASLIALAIAAALAIADRGGFFGRAPEGDFAQYGGKSFRVTKVVDGDTIDIEAPDPPRSQTHTRIRFWGVDTPEIVHGAKPGTHFGPEAAAFTRRLIQGQYVRLELEPAKKPRDKYDRLLAWIYLSDGRLLNRVLVEEGYAYADPRFDHHLKAEFARLQRQARSAGRGLWKSVKPEDLPYYLRQNSSQ from the coding sequence GTGAAACGATTCCCCAACCCGATGGTGCCCGTCTCGGTGCGATGGCGCCGACAGCGGCGGATCCGCCTGACCGCGGCATCGCTGATCGCCCTGGCGATAGCGGCGGCGCTGGCCATCGCCGACCGCGGGGGATTCTTCGGCAGAGCGCCTGAGGGCGACTTCGCCCAGTACGGCGGCAAGAGCTTCCGCGTCACGAAAGTCGTTGACGGCGACACGATCGACATCGAGGCGCCCGACCCGCCCCGCTCACAGACGCACACTCGCATTCGTTTCTGGGGCGTTGACACCCCCGAGATCGTCCATGGAGCAAAGCCGGGAACCCATTTTGGACCCGAGGCCGCCGCCTTCACGCGCCGACTCATCCAGGGGCAGTACGTGCGGCTGGAACTCGAACCGGCAAAGAAGCCTCGCGACAAGTACGACCGCCTGCTGGCGTGGATCTACCTCTCCGATGGGCGGCTGCTCAATCGCGTGCTGGTGGAGGAAGGTTACGCCTACGCCGATCCGCGTTTCGACCACCACCTCAAAGCCGAGTTCGCGCGGCTGCAGCGGCAGGCGCGCTCGGCCGGGCGCGGGCTGTGGAAGTCGGTCAAGCCCGAAGACCTGCCGTACTACTTGCGGCAGAATAGTAGCCAGTAA
- a CDS encoding aspartate kinase encodes MAIIVMKFGGTSVATPEKIRSAAQRAIDAQKKGYQVIMVVSAMGHETDRLEELAKAVCRGDEPSKRERDQLLATGEQVTISLVAMALEHMGTPAISFTAGQIGMITDEAHTKARIHRIDAKRIHAQLDAGRIVIIAGFQGVTADGHVTTLGRGGSNVTLVAVAAAVKAEVCENYTDVDGVYTADPRIVPNARKIDRISYDEMLELSSQGFNVLHNRAVEFAKKYDVPIHVRSSLNTSKGTMIVAETQSMERIVVSGVALKENIARLSLKDVTDRPGSAAQIFHALAQGKVVIDDIIQTENESGTANISFTVDLGDLADAEKVVSALAAKMKCRYSVEKDLAKVSAVGVGMRVHTGVAERMFAALAKGKINIDNITTSEIKISVIVSQKQGRDALRSVHDAFDLGKPAKRARKK; translated from the coding sequence ATGGCAATCATCGTCATGAAATTCGGCGGTACGAGCGTGGCCACGCCGGAGAAGATCCGGTCGGCGGCCCAGCGCGCCATCGACGCGCAGAAGAAGGGTTACCAGGTCATCATGGTCGTCTCGGCGATGGGACACGAGACCGACCGCCTGGAAGAACTCGCCAAGGCGGTCTGCCGCGGCGACGAACCCTCCAAACGCGAACGCGACCAGTTGCTCGCCACCGGCGAGCAGGTCACCATCTCGCTGGTGGCCATGGCGCTGGAGCACATGGGCACGCCGGCGATCAGCTTCACGGCCGGGCAGATCGGCATGATCACCGACGAGGCGCACACCAAGGCCCGCATTCACCGCATCGACGCCAAGCGCATCCACGCGCAGCTCGATGCCGGCAGGATCGTGATTATCGCCGGGTTCCAGGGCGTCACGGCCGACGGGCACGTCACCACGCTCGGGCGCGGCGGCAGCAACGTCACGCTGGTGGCGGTGGCGGCGGCGGTCAAGGCCGAAGTCTGCGAGAACTACACCGACGTCGATGGCGTGTACACAGCCGACCCGCGCATCGTCCCCAACGCCCGCAAGATCGACCGCATCAGCTACGACGAAATGCTCGAGCTGTCCAGCCAGGGTTTCAACGTCTTGCACAACCGGGCCGTCGAGTTCGCCAAGAAATATGACGTGCCCATCCACGTTCGCAGCAGCCTCAACACCAGCAAAGGAACGATGATCGTGGCCGAAACACAATCCATGGAGCGCATTGTCGTCAGCGGCGTGGCGCTGAAGGAAAACATCGCCCGCCTGTCGCTCAAGGACGTCACCGACCGCCCCGGCAGCGCCGCGCAGATCTTCCACGCCCTGGCCCAGGGCAAAGTGGTCATCGACGACATTATCCAGACCGAAAACGAATCCGGCACCGCCAACATCTCCTTCACCGTCGACCTGGGCGACCTGGCCGACGCCGAGAAAGTGGTCTCGGCGCTGGCTGCAAAGATGAAATGCCGCTACAGCGTCGAGAAAGACCTGGCCAAGGTCTCAGCCGTCGGCGTGGGCATGCGGGTGCATACCGGCGTGGCCGAGCGGATGTTCGCCGCCCTGGCCAAGGGCAAGATCAACATCGACAACATCACCACCAGCGAGATCAAGATCTCGGTGATCGTCAGCCAGAAGCAAGGCCGCGACGCCCTCCGTAGCGTCCACGACGCCTTCGACCTGGGCAAACCCGCCAAACGCGCCCGGAAGAAATAG
- a CDS encoding sulfatase-like hydrolase/transferase translates to MPARPNVLFILADQHNAKVLSCKGHPHAKTPYLDRLAAQGVRFDNAIVQNPICTPSRVCYISGQYAHNHGYYGLSGPKPKGLPTIFGHFRRGGYRTAAIGKIHCPEYWVEDDCDEFHDTCDTSVGGRSKEYAKYLADRGLTDKEDHAAMQEFGARGRQTIEGRPSMVSYEDGQEGWSVRKACEFMGKATTEGKPFFMHVSLPKPHQCYTPARQFWDLYDQGKLTLPPNADYDMEAAGKAPHLVASAKRYRQDPWQLFEPKTFEAGRLRKLHGYLGNVSHVDHAVGELLDWLDKSGLGEDTIVVYAADHGDYACEHGQLEKAPGICSDAITRVPMMWRWPGRFKTAHVEREIVETVDVSATLCSLAGLEPFETSDGKDISPLLAGQSRSMHRVGVTEFALSKSIRKGKWRMVFYPEGFFDEGSGAKIGTVPNNGTVPIFGELYDLDADPWEMKNLYFAPQCRDVVADMTRELADWLASTTRVATVLPMAVWDSDQATTRYQNTVNADGKISPDRVVEAKRKWPNYI, encoded by the coding sequence ATGCCCGCTCGACCGAACGTCCTGTTCATCCTGGCCGACCAGCACAACGCCAAGGTCCTCTCGTGCAAGGGCCACCCGCATGCCAAGACGCCGTACCTGGACCGCCTGGCCGCCCAAGGCGTGCGGTTCGACAATGCCATCGTGCAGAACCCCATCTGCACGCCCAGCCGCGTGTGCTATATATCGGGCCAATACGCCCACAACCATGGCTACTACGGCCTGAGCGGGCCAAAGCCCAAGGGGCTGCCGACGATCTTCGGGCACTTCCGCCGCGGCGGTTATCGCACTGCCGCCATCGGCAAGATCCACTGCCCGGAATACTGGGTCGAGGATGACTGCGATGAATTCCACGACACCTGCGACACCAGCGTCGGCGGGCGGAGCAAGGAGTACGCCAAATACCTCGCCGATCGCGGCCTGACCGACAAGGAAGACCACGCGGCGATGCAGGAGTTCGGCGCCCGTGGCCGCCAGACCATCGAGGGCCGTCCCTCCATGGTCAGCTACGAAGACGGCCAGGAGGGCTGGTCGGTCCGCAAGGCGTGCGAGTTCATGGGCAAGGCGACGACCGAGGGAAAGCCGTTCTTCATGCACGTCTCGCTGCCCAAGCCTCACCAGTGCTACACGCCGGCGCGACAGTTCTGGGACCTGTACGACCAGGGCAAGCTCACCCTGCCGCCCAATGCGGATTACGACATGGAAGCGGCCGGCAAGGCCCCGCACCTGGTCGCCTCGGCCAAGCGATACCGCCAGGACCCATGGCAGCTCTTCGAGCCCAAGACGTTCGAGGCCGGGCGGCTGCGCAAGCTGCACGGATACCTGGGCAACGTCAGCCACGTCGACCACGCGGTGGGGGAACTGCTGGACTGGCTCGACAAGAGCGGCCTGGGCGAGGACACCATCGTCGTCTATGCGGCTGACCACGGCGACTACGCCTGCGAGCACGGCCAGCTCGAAAAGGCCCCGGGCATCTGCTCCGATGCCATCACGCGCGTGCCGATGATGTGGCGCTGGCCGGGGCGGTTCAAGACTGCCCACGTCGAGCGCGAGATCGTCGAGACGGTCGACGTTTCCGCAACCCTGTGCAGCCTGGCTGGCCTGGAGCCCTTCGAGACTTCTGACGGCAAAGATATTTCGCCGCTCCTGGCCGGGCAGAGCCGGTCCATGCACCGCGTTGGCGTGACGGAGTTCGCCCTGAGCAAGTCCATCCGCAAGGGCAAGTGGCGGATGGTGTTCTATCCGGAAGGGTTTTTCGATGAGGGATCGGGCGCCAAGATTGGGACAGTCCCAAACAACGGGACAGTCCCCATTTTCGGCGAGCTTTACGACCTCGACGCCGACCCCTGGGAAATGAAGAACCTCTACTTTGCCCCGCAGTGTCGCGACGTCGTGGCCGACATGACCCGCGAGCTGGCCGACTGGCTGGCCTCGACCACGCGAGTGGCCACGGTGCTGCCGATGGCCGTGTGGGACAGCGATCAGGCGACGACGCGCTACCAGAACACCGTCAACGCCGACGGGAAGATCTCGCCCGATCGCGTCGTTGAAGCAAAGAGGAAGTGGCCGAACTACATTTGA